One Glycine max cultivar Williams 82 chromosome 6, Glycine_max_v4.0, whole genome shotgun sequence DNA segment encodes these proteins:
- the LOC100810955 gene encoding G-type lectin S-receptor-like serine/threonine-protein kinase At4g27290, producing MKFILTLTSFILYILFVSSLVVSIAADTSSISQSQSLSFGRTIVSPNGVFELGFFNLGNPNKSYLGIWFKNIPSQNIVWVANGGNPINDSFAILSLNSSGHLVLTHNNTVVWSTSSLRETQNPVAKLLDSGNLVIRDENEVIQEAYLWQSFDYPSNTGLSGMKIGWYLKRNLSIHLTAWKSDDDPTPGDFTWGIVLHPYPEIYLMKGTKKYYRVGPWNGLSFGNGSPELNNSIYYHEFVSDEEEVSYTWNLKNASFLSKVVVNQTTEERPRYVWSETESWMLYSTRPEDYCDHYGVCGANAYCSTTASPICECLKGYTPKSPEKWKSMDRTQGCVLKHPLSCKYDGFAQVDDLKVPDTKRTHVDQTLDIEQCRTKCLNDCSCMAYTNSNISGAGSGCVMWFGDLLDIKLYSVAESGRRLHIRLPPSELESIKSKKSSKIIIGTSVAAPLGVVLAICFIYRRNIADKSKTKKSIDRQLQDVDVPLFDMLTITAATDNFLLNNKIGEGGFGPVYKGKLVGGQEIAVKRLSSLSGQGITEFITEVKLIAKLQHRNLVKLLGCCIKGQEKLLVYEYVVNGSLNSFIFDQIKSKLLDWPRRFNIILGIARGLLYLHQDSRLRIIHRDLKASNVLLDEKLNPKISDFGMARAFGGDQTEGNTNRVVGTYGYMAPEYAFDGNFSIKSDVFSFGILLLEIVCGIKNKSFCHENLTLNLVGYAWALWKEQNALQLIDSGIKDSCVIPEVLRCIHVSLLCVQQYPEDRPTMTSVIQMLGSEMDMVEPKEPGFFPRRILKEGNLKEMTSNDELTISLFSGR from the exons ATGAAGTTTATTCTTACTCTGACGAGTTTCATACTTTATATACTGTTTGTCTCTTCTCTTGTAGTTTCCATAGCAGCAGACACATCATCCATTTCACAATCCCAATCCCTCAGTTTTGGAAGAACCATAGTTTCTCCAAATGGAGTCTTTGAACTTGGATTCTTCAATCTTGGAAATCCAAACAAAAGCTACCTCGGGATTTGGTTCAAGAATATTCCGTCTCAAAACATTGTTTGGGTTGCAAACGGTGGCAACCCAATTAATGATTCCTTTGCCATCTTGAGCCTAAACAGTTCTGGCCATTTGGTCCTTACACACAACAACACTGTTGTTTGGTCCACAAGTTCTCTAAGAGAAACACAGAATCCAGTGGCAAAGCTCTTGGATTCTGGGAATCTTGTGATAAGGGATGAAAATGAAGTGATTCAAGAGGCATATCTGTGGCAAAGTTTTGATTATCCTTCTAATACAGGGTTATCAGGAATGAAGATTGGATGGTACCTCAAAAGAAATCTCAGTATTCACCTTACAGCTTGGAAGAGTGATGATGATCCAACCCCGGGAGACTTCACTTGGGGTATTGTTCTGCACCCTTATCCTGAAATCTATTTGATGAAGGGAACCAAAAAGTACTACAGAGTCGGACCATGGAATGGTTTGAGTTTCGGTAATGGCAGTCCAGAACTTAACAATTCAATTTACTATCACGAGTTTGTCTCTGACGAGGAAGAAGTTTCTTACACGTGGAACCTGAAGAATGCAAGCTTTTTATCCAAAGTGGTAGTTAACCAAACCACAGAAGAACGTCCTCGTTATGTATGGTCAGAGACAGAGTCATGGATGCTTTATTCAACTAGGCCTGAAGACTATTGTGACCATTATGGGGTTTGTGGAGCCAATGCATATTGCAGCACTACTGCATCACCAATCTGTGAGTGTTTAAAAGGGTACACGCCTAAGTCTCCTGAAAAATGGAAATCAATGGACAGGACCCAAGGATGTGTCCTCAAACATCCATTGAGTTGCAAGTATGATGGTTTTGCCCAGGTTGATGACTTGAAAGTGCCTGATACTAAAAGAACACATGTGGATCAGACTCTTGATATAGAGCAATGCAGAACCAAGTGCTTGAATGATTGTTCCTGTATGGCATATACCAATTCTAATATAAGTGGAGCTGGAAGTGGCTGTGTCATGTGGTTTGGTGATTTATTAGACATCAAATTGTATTCTGTTGCAGAAAGTGGGCGGCGTCTACATATAAGGTTGCCTCCTTCTGAATTAG AATCTATCAAGAGCAAGAAGAGCTCCAAAATAATTATTGGAACCTCCGTTGCTGCACCTTTAGGAGTTGTACTTGCTATTTGTTTCATCTACAGAAGGAACATTGCCg ATAAGTCAAAGACAAAAAAGAGCATTGACAGACAACTACAAGACGTGGATGTGCCATTGTTTGATATGCTAACAATCACTGCTGCCACtgacaattttttattgaacaataaAATTGGAGAAGGTGGCTTTGGACCTGTTTATAAG GGAAAATTAGTGGGTGGGCAAGAAATTGCTGTGAAGAGGCTTTCAAGTTTGTCTGGACAAGGAATAACCGAATTCATAACAGAAGTAAAACTGATTGCAAAGCTTCAACACAGAAATCTTGTAAAGCTCCTTGGCTGTTGCATAAAAGGACAAGAAAAATTACTAGTATATGAATACGTGGTTAATGGCAGCCTAAACTCCTTCATATTTG atcaaataaaaagtaaattattggATTGGCCACGACGCTTCAACATAATACTTGGAATTGCAAGGGGGCTATTGTATCTTCATCAAGATTCTCGATTAAGGATTATTCATAGAGATCTCAAAGCAAGTAATGTTCTACTAGATGAAAAGTTAAATCCAAAAATATCAGATTTTGGAATGGCAAGAGCTTTTGGAGGAGACCAAACTGAAGGAAACACAAATAGAGTAGTTGGGACTTA TGGATACATGGCCCCGGAGTATGCATTTGATGGGAATTTTTCAATCAAGTCTGATGTTTTCAGCTTTGGTATATTGTTGTTGGAGATTGTATgtggaataaaaaataaatctttttgtCACGAAAACCTAACTCTTAACCTTGTTGGTTAC GCATGGGCACTTTGGAAAGAGCAAAATGCTTTACAGCTGATTGACTCAGGCATAAAGGACTCATGTGTTATCCCAGAAGTACTGCGATGCATCCATGTTAGTCTCTTGTGTGTGCAACAATACCCGGAGGATAGGCCAACCATGACTTCAGTAATTCAAATGTTAGGGAGTGAAATGGATATGGTTGAGCCAAAAGAGCCTGGTTTCTTTCCAAGGAGGATTTTGAAAGAAGGAAATCTAAAGGAAATGACTTCCAATGATGAATTAACCATTAGCTTATTTAGTGGTCGGTGA